The sequence GGTGCTGGGGAACCCCCTGGCCGCAGGACTCATCGACCCGGCCGTGACCACCCTGAACTTGATTCTAGGGGCTGCCGGCGCCGCAATGGCCGTTACGGCCTATACCTGGTTCGTGACCACGCGGCCAGATGCTATGGCCGTTGGGCGCGGCGTCGTGGCCGGCCTGGTCGCGGTTAGTTCAGCAAGCCCATTTGTTCCCTCCTGGGCGGCCATCTTGATCGGAGCTGTGGGGGGGCTGTTGTTCCTGTTCGGGTTGTACTTCTGGGAGCAGAGGGTCCGGTTGGACGACCCCAGTGGTCTGGTCGCGACGCTGGGGGCACCAGGCGTTTGGGGAGTGCTGTCCGTAGCTCTGTTTGCCGATGGCCGCTGGGGTGCTGGCTGGAACGGTGTGGGAGAGGCGGCACAGGGAGTCACCGGTCTGCTCAGCCGGCAATCACCAGCGCCCACCGGCGTTGGTCAGTTCCAGGCCCAACTGGTGGGTCTGGGGGCATTGCTGGTCGCCGGGTGGCTGCTGCCGTGGCTATTCTTCAAATTACTGCTTTGGCTGCGAGAGCAGCTCCGTCGAGCAAAGGCAGCGCATGCCGCGGCCGATGCCGCCGCTGGCGCGAGCACCTCAAGCGGTGAGGCACCACCTGAGGAGCCACAGCCAACCGAGGCTGCCGCCCACGATCCGGAGGAGACCCCCGCCGCTGGCTAGCCGGCCGAGTTCTGCGGAGTCTCGCTGGCGCCGGCGTCTCTGCTGGAACCCTTGAGTAGTGCAGCGCGGTCCTGCAGCAAACGCACGACCTGCTCGTCTTCTGTCTGGTCAAACTCGGCGTAGAATGCCCCTACTGCCCAGAACATCTCCGGGGCATAGAGGCAGACCACCTCGTCCGCTTCCTGTGCCAGTTGCCGTATGGTTTCGGCCGGTCCGACGGGTACGGCCAGCACGAGCCGCGCCGGCCGCTGCTGGCGCAGCGCTTTCAGTGCAGCCCTCACTGTTGCTCCCGTCGCCACCCCGTCGTCGACCAGGACCACAGTCTTGTCTGAGACCACCGGTTCCTCCAACCTGCCCCGGTAGGCCTGGAGGCGGCGCTGAATCTCCCGTTTCTGGCGTTCGGTCTCTGCCTCAAGATAGTCCTCAGGGACCTGCAGCCGGGAGATCAGGTTGTGATCGAGCACTACCGTACCATCGCCCGCCACGGCTCCGATGGCCAGTTCGGGATTGTAAGGAGCGCCAATCTTGCGCGTGATGTAGACGTCCAGCGGTGCGCCGAGGGCTACGGCCACCTCATAGGCCACCACAACTCCACCGCGTGGCAGGCCGAGCACGAGCAGGTTGTGGCTGCCCTTGAGGTGGTCCATCCTCGCCGCCAACAGCTTGCCCGCTTCACTGCGGTCACGGAACAGCATCTTCAGCCTCCACCCACGATATCGGGCTCAGCCGAGGGGTGCCACAGCCAGCGACGTGTACACCGCACCGGTGGGGCGCAGGTCGCTGCGGATCAGGTGCACCTCCCGTACCAGCATCCGGGGCTGCTCATCCACCTGCGTCGCCAGGACGCGCTTGGCCAGTTCCTCGCGCTCGGCCGGTCGGGCAAAATCGCGGACTCGGCCAAGCGTCAGATGCGGCTGGAACCCGCGCCCCTCCGGCCGAAAGCCGAGCGAATTCATACCACCTTCCACAGCTCTCTGCAGACGATTCAGCTCATCCACCGCCCCCGCAAGGCCCACCCACACGACCCGCAGGCGATGCGCATCGGGGAAAAAGCCAGTGTGAGACAGGGTCAATTCGAACGGGCTGAGCGCCCGGCAGGTCTCTGAAAGCGCACGCGCGATCTCGTCCACCCGGCTCGGTGATATGTCGCCCAGGAACTTGAGTGTCAGATGAATGCCTTCGGGCGCCACCCAGCGGACCAGTCGACCGGCCGGCGCTCGCTTCAAGCCTTCCTGAACTCGTACCAGGGTGCCCTTGAAGGCATCGCTCAACTCGATTGCCACAAAGGTGCGGATCATTTCCATAGTCACGACTCCCAGGGCATTGAGAGATTCCACGTCCGTAGCCATTTTGTGCCACCCGCAGACCAAAGTCAAACACACGCGCCGGTGTGGCACGGCGTTTGCTATGATCAAGAAAAGTACTATAATGCTCCCAGCTTCAGGGGAGGTTGGTTCTTTGGCAAGGTACTTTAATCTGGTTCAGATCATCTTGTCGGTCGGGTTGATCACGCTGGTCATCCTGCAGAGCAAGGGCGGCAGCTTGAACCGCATGTTCGGCGGCGAGGGCGGGGTCTACAAGACCCGCCGCGGTTTCGAAAAGACCCTCTTCAACGTCACTATCCTCGTGATCGTGGCCTTTTTCGTGTTCGCCCTGCTGAGCGTGATGTTCCAGTAGAGCAACACCGGGATACACTTTTCTACGGAGCACACCGTCAGCGCCCCCAGTCACCGCGAGCGAGCTCGCCTTCCGCGGGGACGCTGCGCCATGTTGGCTTACCCTCTGCACATCACGTTGTCTTTGACATGCGCTGGCAAACCCTGATCGCCGTCGTAGCCATTCTAGCCGTCCTGGTCCTGGCCGGGCTGGGTGCCTACCGTGCCACGACCGTCCTCGTTCCTGATTCCGGCGGTGTCTACCGCGAGGGTGTCGCCGGCAGCCCGCGCTACCTCAATCCTGTACTCGCAGCAGGCAACGACGTCGACCGGGACATCGTCGCTCTGGTGTTTGAGGGGCTCACTGTCGCCGATTCCAAGGGACAGATCCAGCCCAGACTGGCCACCTCCTGGGAGGTGTCCTCTGACAGCCTCCGCTACACCTTCCACCTGCGCGAGGATGTACGTTGGCAGGATGGTGTCCCCCTCACCGCGGATGACGTGGTCTTTACCGTAGGCCTGATGCGCTCGCCTGATCTCAATGGGCGTCAGTCCGCTGTCGACCTGTGGAACGCGGTGCAGGTGGAGCGCCCCGACGCTCATACGGTGGTCCTGGTTCTCCAGGAGCCCTTTGCACCGTTCTTGCACTTGACGACCTTTGGCCTTTTGCCCGCTCACCTGCTCAAGGACGTGCCGCCGGCAGATCTCGCCAGTCATTCCTTCAACCTCCACCCGGTAGGAACGGGCCCCTTCATGGTCCGCGAGGTCACCGACCAGCACGTACTCCTGGGTGTAAACGGTTCCTATTACGGCACCAGACCCTATCTGGATGCGGTCGAGATTCTGCTCTATCCTGACTATGCCAGTGTCTACGCTGCCTACACGCGCGGCGAGATACAGGGCATCAGTCATCTCAGCGCGACAGACGCCGACAAGGCCGCCGCCAACCCGAGCCTGAACCTGTTTTGTACTCCCCTGTCTGGCTACGGACTGGTCTTTCTGAACCTGGAGCACCCCATCTTTCAAGAGCGAGAAGTCCGCCTAGCGTTGCTGCTGGCCACTGATCGTCAGCTTCTTGTTTCGCACATCCTGCACCATCAAGCCATCGTGGCTGATGGACCGGTGCCCGTGACCTCGTGGGCCTACTCGGCGAGCGCAACCAGCTACACTTATGATCCTCAGGCGGCCATCGTCCTCCTCGAGAAGGCGGGATGGGTCGACCAGGACGGCGACGGGGTGCGCGAGAAGGGTCGGCTCAAGCTCGAGTTTGCGCTTCTCACCAACGATGACGAGACGCGCATTCAGCTCATCAACGAACTGACACGCCAGTGGGCCAGGATTGGTGTCCGGGCCATCCCTCAGACCGTTGGCGTGGCTGGCCTGGTGCGCGACTTTTTGCAGCCACGCAACTATGATGCCTTGCTCTATGCGTGGCAGCGCCTGCCCACCGACCCGGACCCCTACACTCAGTGGCACTCGACCCAGAAGCAGGGAACGGGACAGAACTATACCGGTTACACCAGCGTCGAGGCTGACCTGCTGATGGAGCAAGCCAGAAAGACCGCCGATGAGAGTCAGCGAGCG comes from Chloroflexi bacterium ADurb.Bin180 and encodes:
- a CDS encoding putative phosphoribosyl transferase: MLFRDRSEAGKLLAARMDHLKGSHNLLVLGLPRGGVVVAYEVAVALGAPLDVYITRKIGAPYNPELAIGAVAGDGTVVLDHNLISRLQVPEDYLEAETERQKREIQRRLQAYRGRLEEPVVSDKTVVLVDDGVATGATVRAALKALRQQRPARLVLAVPVGPAETIRQLAQEADEVVCLYAPEMFWAVGAFYAEFDQTEDEQVVRLLQDRAALLKGSSRDAGASETPQNSAG
- a CDS encoding 2',5' RNA ligase family; the protein is MATDVESLNALGVVTMEMIRTFVAIELSDAFKGTLVRVQEGLKRAPAGRLVRWVAPEGIHLTLKFLGDISPSRVDEIARALSETCRALSPFELTLSHTGFFPDAHRLRVVWVGLAGAVDELNRLQRAVEGGMNSLGFRPEGRGFQPHLTLGRVRDFARPAEREELAKRVLATQVDEQPRMLVREVHLIRSDLRPTGAVYTSLAVAPLG
- a CDS encoding preprotein translocase subunit SecG; its protein translation is MARYFNLVQIILSVGLITLVILQSKGGSLNRMFGGEGGVYKTRRGFEKTLFNVTILVIVAFFVFALLSVMFQ
- the appA_1 gene encoding Oligopeptide-binding protein AppA precursor, whose protein sequence is MRWQTLIAVVAILAVLVLAGLGAYRATTVLVPDSGGVYREGVAGSPRYLNPVLAAGNDVDRDIVALVFEGLTVADSKGQIQPRLATSWEVSSDSLRYTFHLREDVRWQDGVPLTADDVVFTVGLMRSPDLNGRQSAVDLWNAVQVERPDAHTVVLVLQEPFAPFLHLTTFGLLPAHLLKDVPPADLASHSFNLHPVGTGPFMVREVTDQHVLLGVNGSYYGTRPYLDAVEILLYPDYASVYAAYTRGEIQGISHLSATDADKAAANPSLNLFCTPLSGYGLVFLNLEHPIFQEREVRLALLLATDRQLLVSHILHHQAIVADGPVPVTSWAYSASATSYTYDPQAAIVLLEKAGWVDQDGDGVREKGRLKLEFALLTNDDETRIQLINELTRQWARIGVRAIPQTVGVAGLVRDFLQPRNYDALLYAWQRLPTDPDPYTQWHSTQKQGTGQNYTGYTSVEADLLMEQARKTADESQRAALYRQVWDILADDVPAIPLYQPVYCYAVDKQVHDVRLGPLYDYPDRLRTLTDWYINQRRVLVSEEPLWSQR